A region from the Triticum urartu cultivar G1812 chromosome 1, Tu2.1, whole genome shotgun sequence genome encodes:
- the LOC125513798 gene encoding serine hydroxymethyltransferase 4-like, producing MAMAAPHVSHSQPPVGRAALFAHPTTAQSSSPLRLPLHRAAVRPVRLYAVSTDAAPAPATAAAAMDAVADWGLTPLAEADPEVYDLIEREKRRQRTGIELIASENFTSLAVMEALGSPLTNKYSEGMPGARYYGGNEVIDEVEELCRARALKAFHLDPASWGVNVQPYSGSPANFAAYTGLLQPHERIMGLDLPSGGHLTHGYYTAGGKKISATSIYFSSLPYKVSSDTGYVDYDRLEEKAMDFRPKLIICGGSAYPRDWDYARLRAIADKCGAMLLCDMAHISGLVAAQEATNPFEYSDVVTTTTHKSLRGPRSGMIFYRKGPKPPKKGQPEGALYDYEDKINFAVFPSLQGGPHNHQIAALAVGLKQAMSPGFKAYIQQVKANAVALGNHLMSKGYKMVTDGTENHLVLWDLRPLGLSGNKVEKVCDLSSITLNKNAVFGDSSALAPGGVRIGTPAMTSRGLVEKDFVKIAEYLHQAVVICLNVQKQRGKRYNDFIVDLEKNKDIAELRAEVEKFAIAFEMPGFLVSDMKYKD from the exons ATGGCCATGGCTGCGCCCCACGTCTCGCACTCGCAGCCACCCGTCGGGCGCGCCGCTTTATTCGCTCACCCCACCACCGCGCAGAGCTCCTCCCCTCTCCGCCTCcccctccaccgcgccgccgtcCGGCCCGTCCGCCTCTACGCTGTCTCCACCGATGCCGCCCCTGCCcctgccaccgccgccgctgcGATGGACGCCGTGGCCGACTGGGGGCTCACCCCGCTCGCGGAGGCCGACCCGGAGGTGTACGACCTCATCGAGCGCGAGAAGCGGCGCCAGCGCACGGGCATCGAGCTAATCGCGTCCGAGAACTTCACCTCGCTCGCCGTCATGGAGGCGCTCGGCTCCCCGCTCACCAACAAGTACTCCGAGGGCATGCCCGGGGCGCGCTACTACGGCGGGAACGAGGTCATCGACGAGGTCGAGGAGCTCTGCCGCGCCCGCGCCCTCAAGGCGTTCCACCTCGACCCCGCCTCCTGGGGCGTCAACGTGCAGCCCTACTCCGGCTCCCCCGCCAACTTCGCCGCCTACACTGGGCTGCTCCAACCCCACGAGCGCATCATGGGGCTCGATCTGCCGTCCGGAGGACACCTCACTCATGGGTACTACACGGCCGGGGGCAAGAAGATTTCTGCCACCTCCATTTACTTTTCGAGCTTGCCCTACAAGGTGAGCTCCGACACCGGGTACGTCGACTATGATAGGCTGGAGGAGAAGGCCATGGATTTCCGCCCCAAGCTCATTATCTGTGGCGGGAGCGCGTACCCACGGGACTGGGATTATGCCAGGCTTAGGGCCATCGCGGACAAGTGCGGGGCCATGTTGCTGTGTGACATGGCTCATATTAGCGGTCTCGTTGCCGCTCAG GAGGCTACGAATCCGTTTGAGTATTCTGATGTGGTTACCACCACCACCCACAAGAGTCTCCGAGGGCCAAGGTCTGGTATGATATTCTACAGGAAGGGCCCGAAGCCTCCCAAAAAAGGCCAGCCCGAGGGTGCTCTTTACGATTACGAGGACAAAATCAACTTTGCAGTGTTTCCATCACTCCAGGGTGGCCCTCACAACCACCAGATTGCTGCCCTGGCAGTTGGCCTGAAGCAGGCAATGTCACCTGGATTCAAGGCATATATTCAGCAGGTCAAGGCCAATGCTGTTGCCCTTGGAAACCATCTGATGAGTAAGGGCTACAAGATGGTTACTGATGGAACAGAGAACCACCTTGTTCTCTGGGATCTTCGCCCTCTTGGCTTGTCTG GTAACAAAGTTGAGAAAGTATGTGATCTGAGCAGCATTACACTCAACAAAAATGCCGTCTTTGGCGACAGCAGTGCACTGGCACCTGGTGGTGTGCGAATTG GTACACCTGCCATGACCTCGAGAGGTTTGGTCGAGAAGGACTTTGTGAAGATTGCTGAGTACCTTCATCAGGCTGTGGTCATCTGCTTGAATGTCCAGAAGCAGCGAGGTAAGCGTTACAATGATTTCATCGTTGACTTGGAGAAGAACAAGGACATCGCGGAGCTCAGGGCAGAGGTCGAGAAGTTTGCCATTGCATTTGAGATGCCTGGATTCCTGGTGTCAGACATGAAATACAAGGATTAG